The window AATTGAAGGACCATAGTTTGTCCGTACCGTACGGCACCTCTTCTAATGGTTGCCTTGCCAGCTGCATTTGCCAATATGGTAACGAGAACGACCTCAACAAGAACAAGATTGTAGCGgacacacaaccaaaaactagATAAACTAAAGAATTTGCCAAATTTGTCAATTGAATCACGTTGTCTTCTAAGTCCTCGCAATCATGTCGTGTTTTTCGTGTTTGTGTCGTTTTTTGTAACATATTTGATATCTTAACAGATTATGTTATGTTAAATccgttaaaataaatgggtaatatAATCCGATCCGAAATCGATCCGTTGACGTCttgtattgaaaaaaaaaaaatcatttaaaagcTGAGAATGAAGGAAAGAAGAAGCAAGTAGCATGCAAATTCCTCTGAAGTGACAACCCATTTTTCTCCATTGACATCATCAAAGCAAGGTTTACCCAAAATTCCAAGTCGATACCAGCTTCGAAGTAACCGTTGAGAAAATTGATATCAGCTTACATAAATTATTTCTCTTGTGCATTTCTCTATATATAAATACCTCTGCTCCTTTCCCTTCACTCATACCATATCTCTTGCCATTGCTTAAGTAAACAAGAACTAAAATGTATAGAGTTGCAAGCCCTTCAGAGTATCTGGTGATCACGGGGGTCGGAATCGACGACATAAAGCTAGCAAAGAAGGCATGGATCCTTCCCGGCCAGTCGTTCATAATCTTCGACATGTCCCCGGTTAACTATACCTTCGAAGTCCAAGCCATGAGCTCAGAAAAGCTTCCCTTCATGCTCCCCGCCGTCTTCACCATCGGCCCACGCATTGACGACATGGAAAGCCTCCACAAGTACGCCAAGCTCATTTCCCGCCATGACAAGCTCTCCAGCCACGTCAAAGAGCTTGTCCAGGGAATCATAGAAGGCGAGACGCGTGTTCTCGCGGCCTCGATGACCATGGAGGAGGTGTTTAAGGGGACCAAAGAGTTTAAGCAAGAGGTGTTTGGGAAGGTTCAGTTGGAACTTAACCAGTTTGGGCTTTTGATATATAATGCAAATGTCAAACAGCTTGTGGATGTCCCAGGGCATGAGTATTTTAGTTACTTGGGGCAGAAGACACAGATGGAGGCGGCGAATCAAGCAAGGGTTGATGTGGCGGAGGCAAAGAAGAAGGGGGAGATAGGGTCGAAGCTGAGGGAGGGGGAGACATTGCAGAACGCGGCTAAGATTGACGCGGAGACTAAGATATATGGGAcgaagagagagggggaggggaGGATGGCGGAGATTAAGGTGAAGGCGGAGGTGAAGGTGTATGAGAATGTAAGGGAGGCTGAGGTGGCCGAGGCAAATGCTGAGCTGGCGAAGAAGAAGGCCGGGTGGGCGAAAGAGGCGCAGGTGGCGCAGGTGGAGGCTGCAAAGGCAGTGGCATTGAGGGATGCGGAGTTGCAAACGGAGGTTGAGAGGATGAATGCCTTGACTATGACGGAGAAGCTCAAGGCTGAGTTTTTGAGTAAGGCCAGCGTTGAGTATGAAACAAAGGTGTCTAATTTTATGTGACGATCTACTATTTAAACTCCAAAAAAGTCATCATGCATTCTTTTATAacgaaaaatttacaaaatgcaaaatgacGAATCCTCATAATAAACAATTCATTTTTTCCATTAAATTCCTCtaaactttcttttatttttttattaattctaGTTAGTTCATCATTTCTTATCTTTCTACTCTTAAATCTCGCTTAAGTTAATTGATTAGTAATTAATCTTGATGAGATATCTATCTAATCCTCTGTATTGATTGCTATTGATTACTATTGATGTCTGGTTTATCTCttaatctcaattttctttggtaTGTTCTTGAAGCTTCT of the Pyrus communis chromosome 1, drPyrComm1.1, whole genome shotgun sequence genome contains:
- the LOC137731614 gene encoding flotillin-like protein 4; the encoded protein is MYRVASPSEYLVITGVGIDDIKLAKKAWILPGQSFIIFDMSPVNYTFEVQAMSSEKLPFMLPAVFTIGPRIDDMESLHKYAKLISRHDKLSSHVKELVQGIIEGETRVLAASMTMEEVFKGTKEFKQEVFGKVQLELNQFGLLIYNANVKQLVDVPGHEYFSYLGQKTQMEAANQARVDVAEAKKKGEIGSKLREGETLQNAAKIDAETKIYGTKREGEGRMAEIKVKAEVKVYENVREAEVAEANAELAKKKAGWAKEAQVAQVEAAKAVALRDAELQTEVERMNALTMTEKLKAEFLSKASVEYETKVQEANWELYNKQKASEAILYQREKEADAKKALAEAEFYARQQAADGEFYAKKKEAEGLMALGQAQGAYLRDLLDAVGGNYAAMRDFMMINSGMFQEIAKINAEAVRGLQPKISIWTNGGGEGGDGGANGAMKEISGVYKMLPPLFKTVHEQTGMSPPAWMGTLDNSHSSN